A window of the Procambarus clarkii isolate CNS0578487 chromosome 19, FALCON_Pclarkii_2.0, whole genome shotgun sequence genome harbors these coding sequences:
- the LOC123752487 gene encoding THO complex subunit 4-like, whose translation MAADIDMSLEDYIKTRMNMVGSRTCRDRSEDPQRMSVLSTVVVASQCKDMTDKELFAEFGTIINAAVNNDNLGKSLGTAYIVFAREADALQALKQYNGFRFHGRPIGITMDGGSAGSGDIKDRLDYNRVYRSGYRGKDRTGYRLGDRTNKRSAYKGRKFINYSNRDVERGGNGRGERDVSSDERFGYIDSNHERWFGRRGTRNKVYNGNDPDIECDAW comes from the exons ATGGCAGCTGATATTGATATGAGCCTGGAAGACTATATTAAGACTCGAATGAATATGGTTGGTTCAAGAACATGTCGAGACCGTTCAGAAGATCCTCAGAGGATGTCTGTTTTGAGCACTGTGGTTGTGGCAAGTCAATGCAAGGATATGACAGACAAA GAGCTGTTTGCTGAATTTGGAACCATTATAAATGCTGCAGTTAACAATGATAACTTGGGAAAGTCATTAGGTACAGCGTATATTGTCTTTGCCCGAGAAGCAGATGCACTTCAAGCTCTCAAGCAGTACAATGGTTTTCGTTTTCATGGCCGACCAATAGGAATCACCATGGATGGCGGATCAGCTG GTAGTGGCGACATAAAAGATCGGCTTGACTACAACAGAGTCTACAGAAGTGGCTATCGTGGAAAAGACCGCACTGGCTACCGTCTTGGCGATCGTACTAACAAACGGAGTGCATACAAAGGCAGAAAATTCATTAATTACAGTAATAGAGATGTCGAACGTGGTGGAAATGGTAGAGGCGAGCGTGATGTAAGTAGCGACGAACGCTTTGGCTACATTGACAGCAACCACGAGAGATGGTTTGGTAGGCGGGGTACCAGGAATAAGGTATATAATGGCAATGATCCGGATATTGAGTGTGATGCCTGGTAA